The window GTTTATGAGCTGGAGGACATGGGCCCTGGCCAGCGTGCCATCAACAACGGGGTTGAAGCCCACGGTTTGAACAAGGAAAATCGACTTACGCCTCCTAATCAAGAATCGAGTCTCATGGCGAAGGGATCGCCCACCCTTTTCAGCTTCCCACTCATCCCATTACAGGAAGCCGTGAAAAAGCAAGCCATCAGACGGGCAAGTGGAGAAGACGATTTGActttgaccaccaccagaaccCGCCAGGACTCCAGTGTTTTGTCTTCCAGAGCCACGCAGAGAACTACTCCGCCAACGCCCTGTACGGCAAAGCCACAGCAATACTCGCCTCCTACTCCTAGTCTCGCAAGACCTCCTCCCACGCATCTTCGCCGGCCCACTGGATTAGGGATCCCTGATACTGCTACGCCATACCCTGCATACCAGATGAACAAGGGCTTTGATGGAGACGAACAAAATCTTTCCACGGCTTCACCCCTCAGCAGCGGCAGTCCTCCCATCTACGGACGAGCAGTTTTCCCTCGCTCCTGCAGAAATATCTTTGGCGATGCGCGCGCAGATCCTCCTCGAAAATCCACAAGAAGTAGCTATGGGTTTCCAGTCATGTTGCGCAGGTCAACCCACAAGAGAAAGACGACCCGTGAGAAGAGAGATGCACTCCGGCAACCAGGGGAATCCCCAAAGCCCGGCCCGGTTGTCGACCCGGAGACAGCAGATGCCTTCGTTCTGTCTGGCGAAGATGCGTACATCTCATGGGACAGTCAAAGAAAGCGTCGACTGTTCTACTATGGTGCGCTTGCCGTGTGCATTTTCCCCTTCCTGACCTTGTTGGTCTACCATGGGGCTTTCGATCCTTTTCTTGTCTGGTGGACAGAAGGCGAGGTACGCCGGATGACTCACAGGCAACGTCACGTTGTGGCTATTGTTGGAAGCACCATCGCAGCTGTTTGGCTTGCTGCCATTGCCGTGGTTGTTACTCTTCTTGTCAGCACAAAGACTTAAGTAGTGGTATCATACCTATGAGCCACTTTGTACTCGTAATCAGCGAGTTTGTTTGCATCGGAAAATTTGGAGGATCTTTGGGGAGATTTCTTGACAGTTCTTGGTCAGGTTCTGTGTCTCTTTTCGTCATCTTTGGCATGAGTGTCATGgaaagaaggaggatttTTGTGACAGCGAAGCTGGTAGCTTTGTGAGGTGGATGGCCTTTTGTTTGAGCTAACTCGAGGCACATGTCTGGCAACAAGGTGATTTTGGAGTTGTTTTGCGGATTTTGGAGGCTGTATCTGCGGTGGCGCTATGATGAACATGGTGGAGTTTATGGGAGGTGTACAGCAACGTTTTCGAGATGTCAGGAGAGGTCGGGCTATCGACTTGTGAAGCCCTGCTCTCATATGATCAGTCGGCCGGAGTTTCTTTTCAGCATTTCTCGCTTTTTCGCATTCCCCTGTCGATCGGTACACAATATCCAGCAGCTGTTATTTGTCAACATTTTATTGTCGGCCTCCTGAGACGACACAAGGGCGCCATGTCAGTTACGTTCGGCTCCTATCGGCTCCCGTTTTTCATTTTCCTTGAACCAGCAGCGGTTTCAGCAACAGGTCTGGACAGAGTCATTTTATATCCGGAGGAAGGCCATGGATATGGGATTGCAACCACAGGTTGAGAGTTGGGTGTTTGGGCATTTATTTGGGGGGAATAGGGAAGGATTTGGCGGGGAAAAGGATGGTATGGAACCAACACGGACATATTTTGTCTCTTTTGTTAGGGATCGCAAACAAGCGCTGTATTCATTTCAGTTTGCGACGTGGCGGTGTTTTCTGCTGGTTATGTGCCGTTGTGTTTTTCGTTAatttcttcctcttgcttgTTCTTGTCGTTCACGGTCCTGTTAGGGCCCAGAACCAGATTATTCCTCCTGTTTCATGGGATCTTGAATCGGGGACACACTGGACATATGGGGGGATTTCATGTTTCATCGGGTTCGTTGCTTTCTGAATGTGTAGGCCTTTGCATTCTGTTGGCGTGTTTGAATTTGCGATGAGTTTTGTTTGTACAACTAGGCAGCTTTCTGCCGGGGACATGGCATGTTACTCGAGATATGGTCGACAGCTTAGCCAAAACATTCTTGTAAAACTCTCGGATCCATACAAGATTTGTTTGTGACTGTTTGGTATCAAGCGCTGTGTGCTAactgatggtgatgttaGTATCTGCAAATGTTTTTTAGACTGAGGGAATGAATCCTACGTAGAAAGCCAGTCTATCCATGAACCTCTGATCTACCATTTACTCTCTCGCCATTTTATATTTTATATaccttttccatctctccCCTGAGCTATACCAGCTTCAAAAAGCGGGCTGCAAAAACGCCCTAATCGTCTTGACGGCATCACCGTCGTTCTGCCTGAGCAATTCTGTTGCCCTGGCCTTGCTGACCTCGAATTCGGCGACCTGTTTACTTCACCATTAGctccccttccttttttttttgtgttcGTGTAGGTTGACCAACCAAAAGCGAGACGTCGGCCGCATCAACCTTGACTTTGCTCTTGGCCGACGCCTCGACGGGgggcttcttctccgagACGGCCGAGACAGAGTTCAGGGCGTTGGTCGCGGCTGCTTGGTCGACTtgggtggaggtgttgtcggtggtgttgttggagtcgaggttggagagggcggcggctgctTTGCGGTCTTCGGCTGAGGCGGCGGgtttggaggttgttgtttcGATGTCGTCTGTTGCGCCTTCGTGGAttgtggggggttggggttcgGCCATCTTTGGGGGAATTGGGAGGTGGTaggttggggatgggcaTATAACGGgagagtttggtggtgatggtgttgatggtgttgatgtcggACAGGATGGATTAAGCAATGTGGGGTTGAGGGGCAGcttttggaggttgaggggcgCTAGGCTGGATTGGGGGGTTAGGGGATCCGCTCTTATtcagaggggggagggggggtgattGGTCGATTTTGGGAGTGGGGGGGTTTTTCTTTGTTAGGAACGGAGCAGACCCTGGTACCCTTGTGACGATCATTCTTGGGTTTTGAGAGCACAGAACAGGTCAGATTTCGGtttcggggagggggatgagtcAATTCAACTTTTGGGGATGAGCTGAGAAAGGGCAACACGGATTTTT is drawn from Podospora pseudocomata strain CBS 415.72m chromosome 1 map unlocalized CBS415.72m_1, whole genome shotgun sequence and contains these coding sequences:
- a CDS encoding uncharacterized protein (EggNog:ENOG503P6MD): MAEPQPPTIHEGATDDIETTTSKPAASAEDRKAAAALSNLDSNNTTDNTSTQVDQAAATNALNSVSAVSEKKPPVEASAKSKVKVDAADVSLLVAEFEVSKARATELLRQNDGDAVKTIRAFLQPAF